From the Cucurbita pepo subsp. pepo cultivar mu-cu-16 chromosome LG05, ASM280686v2, whole genome shotgun sequence genome, one window contains:
- the LOC111794881 gene encoding hexokinase-3-like gives MGRVVVGVAVSVAVVACIVAAGVVGRRVQNRGKWRRVVRVLKELEEDCETSVGRLKQVVDAMAVEMHAGLASEGGSKLKMLLTFVDNLPDGKEIGTHYALHLGGTNFRVLSVQLEGNRSSILEHDVERLPIPQHLMTSTGNDLFDFIASSLKEFIDKGNDSEVLLGGRRDLGFTFSFPTKQTSISSGVLIKWTKGFSIEDMVGRDVTECLQQALNRKGLNIRVTALINDTVGTLALGHYQDADTVAAVIIGTGTNACYLERTDAIIKCQGLHTTSGFMVINMEWGNFWSSHLPRTSYDIDLDFDSPNPNDQGFEKMISGMYLGDIVRRVILQMSRESDIFGSGSSRLSMAFVLTTPLMAEMHEDESPDLREVARILRDTLGILEVPLKARKLVVRICNTVTRRAARLVAAGILGILKKMGRDGTGGIAGVRSRSAVNMKRTVVAVDGGLYTNYTMFREYLLEALTEILGEDNAKHVILRVTEDGSGIGAALLAASHSSN, from the exons ATGGGGAGAGTAGTAGTGGGAGTGGCTGTGAGTGTTGCAGTGGTGGCGTGTATAGTGGCCGCCGGGGTGGTTGGTCGGAGAGTGCAGAACAGAGGGAAATGGAGGAGAGTGGTTAGGGTTTTAAAAGAGCTGGAGGAGGATTGTGAGACTTCTGTCGGGAGGCTGAAGCAGGTGGTCGACGCCATGGCTGTGGAGATGCACGCTGGTTTGGCCTCGGAAGGAGGTTCCAAACTCAAAATGCTCCTCACCTTCGTTGATAATCTTCCTGACGG GAAGGAGATTGGGACCCACTATGCCCTTCATCTAGGGGGTACAAATTTCAGGGTCTTGAGTGTTCAATTGGAAGGTAATAGATCGTCAATTCTTGAGCATGATGTGGAGCGGCTTCCAATTCCCCAGCATTTAATGACCAGCACAGGCAAT GAtctctttgattttattgCTTCATCGTTGAAGGAATTTATTGATAAAGGAAATGATTCTGAGGTTCTTCTAGGTGGGAGAAGGGACCTTGGTTTTACGTTCTCTTTTCCCACAAAACAAACTTCCATTTCATCTGGCGTGTTAATTAAGTGGACGAAAGGATTTTCCATTGAAGACATG GTTGGGAGAGATGTTACGGAGTGCTTGCAACAAGCATTGAACAGAAAGGGTCTCAACATAAGAGTCACAGCACTT ATAAATGACACTGTGGGGACATTAGCTCTTGGACATTATCAGGATGCTGACACTGTTGCTGCAGTGATAATTGGAACTGGCACCAATGCCTGTTATTTGGAGCGTACAGATGCTATTATCAAGTGTCAAGGACTTCATACAACCTCTGGGTTCATG GTTATTAACATGGAGTGGGGAAATTTTTGGTCCTCTCATTTACCTAGAACTTCCTATGATattgatttggattttgaCAGCCCCAATCCAAATGATCAG GGTTTTGAAAAGATGATATCGGGAATGTACCTGGGTGACATTGTGAGAAGAGTGATTCTTCAAATGTCGAGAGAATCCGATATTTTTGGGTCAGGTTCATCCAGGTTATCCATGGCATTTGTGTTGAC AACACCTCTAATGGCTGAGATGCACGAAGACGAGTCTCCTGACTTGAGAGAAGTAGCAAGGATCTTGAGGGACACCTTGGGG ATTCTTGAAGTCCCTTTAAAAGCTCGAAAACTTGTAGTAAGAATATGCAACACAGTGACGCGCCGAGCTGCCCGGTTGGTAGCTGCTGGCATTCTGGGTATCCTAAAGAAGATGGGGCGGGATGGAACAGGAGGAATTGCAGGAGTAAGAAGTAGAAGTGCTGTGAATATGAAAAGAACGGTGGTGGCAGTCGATGGGGGATTATATACTAATTACACGATGTTCAGAGAGTACTTGCTTGAAGCTTTGACTGAGATTCTGGGAGAAGATAATGCCAAACATGTAATTCTCAGGGTAACTGAAGATGGATCCGGCATTGGAGCAGCTCTTCTTGCTGCATCACATTCATCCAATTGA
- the LOC111795636 gene encoding ubiquitin-conjugating enzyme E2 20-like: protein MAAINRYTDNTTPANPVVSPAKQSLPPAKTADSQSVLKRLQSELMALMMSGDSGISAFPEEDNIFCWKGTITGSKDTVFEGTEYRLSFSFPNDYPFKPPKVKFETGCFHPNVDIYGNICLDILQDKWSSAYDVRTILLSIQSLLGEPNTSSPLNTQAAQLWSNQEDYRKMVEKLYKPPTAAA, encoded by the exons ATGGCGGCCATTAACCGATACACTGATAACACGACGCCGGCTAACCCTGTTGTTTCTCCAGCCAAGCAATCCTTACCGCCGGCCAAAACCGCGGACTCTCAGTCCGTTCTCAAaag GTTGCAGTCTGAGTTAATGGCTCTAATG ATGAGCGGAGACTCTGGGATTTCAGCCTTTCCGGAGGAGGACAACATATTCTGCTGGAAAGGGACAATAACCGGAAGCAAAGACACAGTGTTTGAGGGAACAGAGTATAGACTATCCTTTTCGTTCCCTAACGATTACCCTTTTAAGCCACCAAAGGTGAAGTTCGAGACTGGCTGCTTTCACCCAAATGTCGACATTTATGGCAATATTTGCTTGGACATACTTCAG GATAAATGGTCATCAGCCTATGATGTGAGAACAATACTTCTATCCATCCAGAGTCTGCTTGGAG AACCAAACACAAGCTCACCTTTAAACACCCAAGCAGCCCAATTGTGGAGCAATCAAGAAG ATTATAGGAAAATGGTGGAGAAATTGTACAAGCCTCCAACAGCAGCAGCTTAG